In one window of Pseudoliparis swirei isolate HS2019 ecotype Mariana Trench chromosome 15, NWPU_hadal_v1, whole genome shotgun sequence DNA:
- the alpk2 gene encoding alpha-protein kinase 2, whose amino-acid sequence MSHKTNKSTWESKARSKKDKTSGHHHGAQACKKQESFSHQVCKQQDAHPLAGDDRGGESAQVALVNEEAKLAIETGAATEKAPGKPHGKKKKKHAPSATGVKCAAEPPAEVENGAKAKTARGRIDMFEAKLGAKAGKAQKDSDQSDERKSQKAEGKAKEQPPHRADQKDRQPKNFTGPLNDDIIKRRRLSVDKFGKSVGASESKLSKPDVCIHTKGEEPKVDATASRRKAHSDAVKLKTPKEEPKVVQPIQVGVDSGDPQSLRLWCQFAAVSSQHTVTWSRGGAVLSESKRSAGDEGRVSLSVSKASHKDVGKYQCQLTSLHGSVTLDYLLTYEVLSEIVIPPPKTIAPAPVEVGSEEEDVHCSKLIFKEDFLSHQHFGENQAASIVTEKVHFGEGMHRRAFRTKMQAGQILLVLPGHSCVLKVHTSISYGTKSSDELIQRNFSLAVEECHVQNTAREYIKGYTAAAQSVEAFGEIPEIIPIYLVHRPSNDIPYATLEEELIGDFVKYSVKDGKEINLMRCDSEAGQKCCAFQHWVYHKTEGNLLVTDMQGVGMRLTDVGIATCKKGYKGFKGNCAASFIEQFKALHQCNMYCEFLGLKSLQPKPKKLASAPKPKPQPAAAAKKKTCGPTVKGKS is encoded by the exons ATGtcgcacaaaacaaacaaatccacCTGGGAGAGCAAAGCACGCTCTAAAAAGGACAAAACGTCTGGTCATCATCACGGCGCACAGGCGTGTAAGAAACAGGAGAGTTTCTCTCATCAGGTCTGCAAACAGCAAGACGCTCATCCTCTCGCCGGGGACGACCGCGGCGGCGAGAGCGCTCAAGTCGCGCTCGTGAACGAGGAGGCGAAATTGGCGATCGAGACCGGCGCGGCAACCGAGAAGGCTCCGGGCAAGCCGCacggcaagaagaagaagaaacacgctCCGAGTGCAACGGGGGTGAAATGTGCAGCGGAGCCACCGGCGGAGGTGGAGAACGGAGCGAAAGCAAAGACCGCGAGGGGGAGGATCGACATGTTTGAGGCCAAGCTGGGCGCCAAGGCTGGGAAAGCTCAAAAGGACAGCGACCAGTCGGATGAGAGAAAGTCCCAGAAGGCAGAGGGTAAAGCCAAAGAACAACCGCCACATCGTGCGGATCAGAAGGACCGCCAACCGAAAAACTTCACCGGTCCTTTGAACGATGATATTATTAAAAGACGACGGCTGTCGGTGGATAAGTTTGGGAAGAGTGTCGGCGCATCAGAGTCTAAACTATCGAAGCCAGACGTGTGCATCCAcacaaagggggaggagcccaaGGTCGATGCCACGGCGAGTCGCAGGAAGGCGCACAGTGACGCGGTCAAACTGAAAACCCCAAAGGAAG AGCCCAAGGTGGTGCAGCCGATCCAGGTGGGCGTGGACAGCGGGGATCCCCAGAGTCTGCGCCTGTGGTGTCAGTTTGCGGCCGTCTCCTCCCAACACACCGTCACCTGGAGCCGGGGGGGCGCGGTCCTGTCGGAGAGCAAGAGAag TGCAGGGGATGAAGGCCGAGTGTCACTGAGCGTCTCCAAGGCTTCTCACAAAGACGTGGGCAAGTACCAGTGTCAGCTCACCAGTTTACATGGATCCGTTACCCTGGACTACCTGCTCACATATGAAG TTCTCAGTGAGATTGTTATCCCTCCTCCGAAGACAATCGCAC CCGCCCCTGTAGAAGTaggaagtgaagaagaggacgTCCACTGTTCCAAGCTGATTTTCAAGGAGGATTTCCTGTCTCACCAACACTTTGGAGAGAACCAAGCCGCCAGCATCGTCACTGAGAAGGTGCATTTCGGGGAGGGGATGCACCGGCGGGCTTTCCGGACCAAGATGCAGGCTGGTCAGATACTGCTGGTACTTCCTGGACACTCCTGTGTGCTCAAAGTACACACTTCGATCAGCTACGGCACGAAGAGCAGCGATGAGCTCATTCAGAGGAACTTCAGCTTGGCTGTGGAG GAGTGCCACGTCCAGAACACAGCAAGAGAGTACATCAAGGGGTACACCGCCGCGGCCCAGTCCGTCGAGGCCTTCGGAGAGATCCCAGA GATCATTCCCATCTACTTGGTTCACCGTCCCTCCAACGACATCCCGTACGCcacgctggaggaggagctgatcgGAGACTTCGTCAAGTATTCGGTGAAGGACGGCAAAGAGATCAACCTGATGAGATGCGACTCGGAGGCCGGGCAGAAATGTTGTGCTTTCCAGCACTGGGTCTATCATAAGACCGAGGGCAACCTGCTGGTTACCGACATGCAAG GAGTGGGAATGAGGCTTACTGATGTGGGAATAGCAACTTGTAAGAAAGG CTACAAGGGATTCAAAGGAAACTGTGCCGCCTCCTTCATCGAGCAGTTCAAGGCGCTGCACCAGTGCAACATGTACTGTGAGTTCCTGGGTCTCAAATCCTTGCAGCCCAAACCGAAAAAGCTGGCGTCTGCTCCGAAACCCAAACCacagcccgccgccgccgccaagaAGAAAACATGCGGGCCGACGGTGAAGGGCAAGTCATAA